In Hwangdonia lutea, a single window of DNA contains:
- a CDS encoding ABC transporter ATP-binding protein, producing the protein MSKILKITGLEKTYTSGNKQLTVLHDISFDVEKGQTFSIVGPSGSGKTTLLGLCAGLDQPNAGTVELCGQDLSLLNEDQRAQLRNREVGFIFQNFQLLPTLAALENVSVPLELQGSKEATKKSMGLLQKVGLGDRVHHYPSQLSGGEQQRVALARAFANAPSILFADEPTGNLDEETGEKVIQLLFDLNKENGTTLVIISHDLELAHRTQQILRLKGGKIVSNQTTSLL; encoded by the coding sequence ATGTCAAAGATATTAAAGATTACTGGGTTAGAGAAAACTTACACCAGTGGCAACAAACAATTAACTGTTTTACACGATATCTCTTTTGATGTTGAAAAAGGCCAAACGTTCTCCATTGTTGGCCCATCAGGAAGTGGAAAAACAACATTGCTTGGGCTTTGTGCCGGATTGGACCAACCCAATGCGGGTACTGTGGAATTATGCGGACAAGATTTAAGCCTTTTAAACGAAGACCAACGCGCACAGTTACGAAATAGGGAAGTGGGTTTTATTTTTCAGAATTTCCAATTGTTGCCCACACTTGCAGCACTTGAAAATGTGAGTGTGCCTTTAGAGTTACAAGGCTCTAAGGAAGCCACAAAAAAAAGTATGGGTTTGTTGCAAAAAGTAGGTTTAGGAGACAGAGTGCATCATTATCCGTCGCAACTTTCTGGTGGCGAACAACAGCGAGTGGCATTAGCTCGGGCTTTTGCAAATGCACCTTCTATTTTATTTGCTGACGAACCCACTGGAAATTTGGATGAAGAAACGGGCGAGAAAGTCATTCAATTGTTATTCGATTTAAATAAAGAAAACGGAACCACTTTGGTTATTATTTCCCACGATTTGGAATTAGCCCATAGAACACAACAAATTTTAAGGCTTAAAGGTGGAAAAATAGTAAGCAACCAAACTACCAGCCTCCTGTGA
- a CDS encoding ABC transporter permease: protein MAWRDAKASKVRLLLFMASIILGIAAVVSIQLFSTNLRDNIQSQSKTMMGADYIIDSRQEPTERARAIIDSLKPDAFEINFVSMVAFPKKGGTKLVKVRGLEGDFPFYGKAQTLPEAAANAYQTSGGALVDAALMLQFNVKPGDSIKIGDILLPISGALKSIPGSSSFSSAMAPPVVIPYRFVEATNLIQFGSRKEYQYFYKASDTLNLNPFKNKLEPLLEFENADIKTHKDATRRLGRRYENVGKFLNLAAFIALLLGCIGIASSVSIYIKEKLKAIAVLKCLGASRLQSFIIFLIQIAGIGVIGGLVGSLIGIGLQSLFPYLLKDFLPFSLNISISAQPLFIGVFLGLFMSVLFALLPLLRTWYVSPLDVLRVDENAVQEPLKIRLLVYGAILVFLLLFAFWLIQNLFYAFAFVVATVITFILLAGVALGYIRMIKRFFPKHWNFTARQSLLNLFRPNNQTVVLVVAIGLGTFLISTLYFTKDILLSKVELGQTTQNANMIILDVQPEQRSKVVQSITAKDLPLLNNMSLVTMRMHSIKGRLVNDIRQDRAPQTRRWVLNHEFRTTYRDTLTASEVIIKGTWTPKLNANDPIVISISDNLAADANITVGDAVVFNIQGVLIETIVGSIRAVDWAQMQLNFSIVFPKGVLEEAPQFNVLTTSVPNERVSADLQHTLVSKFPNVSIIDLRQVFSFVEDILNKVSWVINFMAFFSILTGIIVLIGSVRTSKYQRIKESVLLRTLGAKNKQILQITAFEYVFLGLLGSLVGILLALLSSLCLAVFVFQEPFLPSVMPFVVFLPGITLLVLGIGLSNIQTVLRSSPLEVLRREG from the coding sequence ATGGCATGGCGCGATGCTAAAGCTAGTAAAGTACGCCTGTTGCTATTTATGGCATCCATTATTCTGGGTATTGCCGCAGTGGTTTCCATTCAATTATTCAGTACCAATTTAAGAGATAACATCCAAAGTCAGTCCAAAACCATGATGGGGGCCGATTATATCATCGACTCCAGGCAAGAACCAACGGAGCGCGCCCGAGCGATTATCGATTCATTAAAACCTGATGCTTTCGAAATCAATTTTGTATCTATGGTGGCTTTTCCTAAAAAAGGAGGCACTAAACTAGTTAAAGTTCGTGGTTTGGAAGGCGATTTCCCTTTTTATGGTAAAGCTCAAACACTTCCTGAAGCAGCTGCAAATGCTTATCAAACATCGGGAGGTGCTTTAGTGGATGCGGCGTTAATGCTTCAATTTAATGTAAAACCTGGCGATTCTATTAAAATTGGCGACATATTATTGCCCATTTCCGGCGCATTGAAATCAATTCCGGGAAGCTCTTCTTTTTCGAGTGCGATGGCGCCACCTGTTGTTATCCCTTATCGATTTGTTGAAGCTACAAACCTCATACAATTTGGTAGTCGCAAAGAATACCAATACTTCTATAAAGCTTCCGATACTTTAAATTTAAATCCGTTTAAAAACAAATTAGAACCACTTTTGGAGTTTGAAAATGCGGACATTAAAACACATAAAGATGCCACAAGGCGCTTAGGAAGACGCTATGAAAATGTTGGTAAATTCTTGAATTTGGCTGCTTTTATCGCTTTACTTTTAGGCTGTATTGGCATTGCCAGTTCAGTAAGTATTTATATTAAAGAGAAATTAAAAGCCATTGCCGTTTTAAAATGTTTGGGTGCTTCTCGGCTTCAAAGTTTTATTATTTTCCTGATTCAAATTGCGGGCATTGGTGTTATTGGTGGTTTAGTAGGTTCTCTTATTGGCATTGGACTTCAAAGCCTATTTCCGTATTTGTTAAAAGACTTTTTACCCTTTTCATTAAACATTTCTATTTCTGCCCAACCGTTATTTATAGGTGTATTCTTAGGACTATTTATGTCTGTTTTATTTGCACTTTTACCATTACTCCGAACGTGGTATGTATCGCCATTAGATGTATTGCGTGTTGATGAAAATGCTGTACAAGAGCCACTAAAAATACGTCTTTTGGTATATGGTGCTATTTTGGTATTCTTGCTTTTATTCGCCTTTTGGTTGATTCAAAATCTGTTTTACGCTTTTGCATTTGTTGTGGCTACGGTTATTACATTTATCCTTTTAGCAGGTGTTGCTTTAGGCTATATTAGAATGATAAAACGGTTTTTTCCAAAACATTGGAATTTTACAGCACGCCAAAGTTTGCTTAATTTATTCAGACCAAACAATCAAACGGTGGTTTTGGTAGTGGCTATTGGTTTAGGCACATTTTTAATAAGCACCTTATATTTTACAAAAGATATTTTGTTATCGAAAGTCGAACTAGGGCAGACCACACAAAATGCAAATATGATTATTTTAGATGTTCAGCCCGAACAGCGCAGTAAAGTGGTACAAAGCATAACGGCAAAAGACTTACCGCTACTTAATAATATGTCGTTGGTTACCATGCGCATGCATAGTATTAAGGGCCGATTGGTGAATGATATTCGTCAAGATAGGGCACCTCAAACCAGACGTTGGGTTTTAAACCATGAATTTAGAACCACCTATCGCGATACGCTTACAGCTTCCGAAGTCATCATAAAAGGAACTTGGACACCTAAATTGAATGCCAATGATCCCATAGTGATTTCCATTTCCGATAATTTGGCAGCTGACGCCAATATTACCGTTGGAGATGCCGTTGTTTTTAATATCCAAGGTGTTTTAATAGAAACAATAGTTGGTAGTATCCGTGCCGTAGATTGGGCACAAATGCAACTCAATTTTTCCATTGTTTTCCCTAAAGGGGTTTTAGAAGAAGCGCCGCAATTTAATGTGTTAACAACTTCAGTTCCAAACGAGAGGGTCTCCGCAGACTTACAGCACACTTTGGTTAGTAAATTTCCTAATGTGTCCATAATAGATTTAAGACAAGTTTTTAGCTTTGTTGAAGATATATTAAATAAAGTATCGTGGGTTATTAACTTTATGGCATTTTTTAGCATCCTTACGGGAATTATTGTTTTAATAGGTTCGGTACGAACCAGCAAATACCAACGTATTAAAGAAAGTGTATTACTGAGAACCTTAGGTGCCAAAAACAAACAAATTTTACAAATTACAGCTTTTGAATATGTGTTTCTAGGACTTTTAGGCAGCTTGGTAGGCATTTTATTGGCGTTACTAAGCAGCTTGTGTTTAGCGGTTTTTGTATTTCAAGAACCTTTTTTACCTTCCGTGATGCCATTTGTGGTTTTTTTACCAGGCATTACCTTGTTGGTTTTAGGCATTGGATTAAGTAATATTCAAACGGTTTTAAGGAGTTCGCCTTTAGAGGTTTTGCGTAGGGAAGGCTAA
- a CDS encoding MarC family protein, with amino-acid sequence MDNLITFSITVFTGFFAITNPISNMTVFVSLTQGYDKEAKRDINKRSNIIAFIIVTVFVLLGKYIFELFNISIPAFKITGGILIFFIGFEMLQSKQSNVKSIKKVDTEEDIAVSPMAIPILAGPGTIVTAMNFVSNVETIHIFLVIAIFGSISLITYLTFRASDLIVKIVGNNVISVIGKIMGLVIAIIGTGMVIQGIKISFDLL; translated from the coding sequence GTGGATAATTTAATTACATTCTCAATCACCGTTTTTACTGGTTTCTTTGCCATTACCAACCCCATTTCAAACATGACCGTTTTTGTGTCTTTAACCCAAGGTTATGATAAAGAAGCAAAAAGGGATATTAACAAAAGATCAAATATTATAGCTTTTATTATTGTTACGGTATTTGTTCTTTTAGGAAAATACATATTCGAACTCTTTAATATCAGTATTCCCGCTTTTAAAATAACAGGAGGTATTTTAATTTTTTTTATTGGTTTTGAGATGCTACAATCCAAACAATCTAATGTGAAAAGCATTAAAAAAGTAGATACCGAAGAAGATATTGCGGTTTCACCGATGGCCATTCCAATTTTAGCAGGACCCGGTACCATTGTTACAGCCATGAACTTTGTTTCTAACGTTGAAACCATCCATATATTTTTAGTAATTGCCATATTCGGCAGTATTAGTTTAATTACCTATTTAACATTTAGAGCCAGCGACCTTATTGTAAAAATAGTGGGGAATAACGTTATTTCTGTAATTGGTAAAATAATGGGATTGGTTATTGCCATTATAGGAACAGGTATGGTGATACAGGGCATAAAAATTAGCTTTGATTTGTTATAA
- a CDS encoding YqaA family protein gives MKPESQEKSKDKKSRLQLLHQYYTYTGFYTFVWQAVKKATPYIVAIVIAVYAINHFFDINAALTRLTEILPAFGVLSFFFVSETLLGLIPPEIFIAWAGKMYAPWLYLFLLAILSYSGGLLAYWMGRSITKTPRVHKYLEVKMEKQLKNSRKWGGFLIVVGALLPLPFSISCIAAGLIKFPFRSVMLYGSLRLLRFLIYGLIIFNAL, from the coding sequence ATGAAGCCCGAATCGCAAGAAAAATCTAAGGATAAAAAATCCCGGTTGCAATTATTGCACCAGTATTATACATATACTGGTTTTTATACTTTTGTTTGGCAAGCTGTTAAAAAAGCAACACCATACATTGTGGCTATAGTTATTGCGGTTTATGCTATAAATCATTTCTTTGATATCAATGCCGCATTAACGCGACTTACCGAAATATTGCCCGCTTTTGGCGTTTTATCTTTTTTCTTTGTTTCAGAAACCCTTTTAGGCCTTATACCGCCAGAGATTTTTATCGCTTGGGCAGGAAAAATGTATGCCCCTTGGCTGTATTTGTTTTTATTGGCCATATTATCTTATAGCGGTGGTCTTTTGGCCTATTGGATGGGACGTAGCATTACCAAAACACCCAGGGTACACAAGTATTTAGAAGTTAAAATGGAAAAACAACTTAAAAACTCCCGAAAATGGGGCGGTTTTTTAATTGTAGTTGGGGCTTTGCTACCACTACCCTTTTCAATTTCATGTATTGCGGCTGGCCTGATTAAGTTTCCGTTTAGAAGTGTGATGCTCTATGGTTCTTTGCGTTTGCTGCGTTTTCTTATCTACGGATTAATCATTTTCAACGCATTATAA
- a CDS encoding DUF3817 domain-containing protein gives MFSFINVFRVIALLEGVSYILLLFIATPIKYLAHDPQYVKLLGMPHGILFIAYIALAFVFKNDFSWNNKQFAVVLLASIIPFGTFYVDRNYLKAAK, from the coding sequence ATGTTTTCTTTTATCAACGTGTTCAGGGTGATTGCCCTATTAGAAGGTGTATCGTATATCTTATTGCTTTTTATAGCCACACCCATTAAGTATTTAGCCCACGATCCGCAATACGTAAAGCTTTTGGGTATGCCACATGGTATATTATTCATTGCTTACATCGCTTTGGCTTTTGTTTTTAAGAATGATTTTTCTTGGAATAACAAACAATTTGCGGTGGTGCTTTTGGCCTCTATCATTCCATTCGGAACCTTTTATGTCGACAGAAACTATTTAAAAGCTGCCAAGTAA
- a CDS encoding mechanosensitive ion channel family protein, producing the protein MDTEYTHFFYDYLVALGTSETLAKYLNMLALLIILIVVVSIIDYVIRKLLRGTFSQFAAKSKTKFDDILVANKAPRNIAHIIPLLIVIEYVPVVFVDFPDFESFIKKSLEVFAIVLILWIVRSILNTLKDYLKTLPRLKDKPIDSYIQVFMIFAWIAGFMSAIAVITGIPFLKFLTGLGAISAVILLIFKDTILGFVASIQVSINDMVRIGDWITFEKYGADGDVIEITLATVKVQNFDKTITTIPTYALISDSFKNWRGMSDSGGRRIKRALFIKQNTIKYLTDDEVEKLKKVQLITEYLNSRQADIKSSNTRNDINKALLINGRNLTNFGVFRKYIDSYLKAHSAINKDMMIMVRQLAPTTQGIPLEIYTFSSDKRWANYEYIMADVFDHLIAALPYFDLEIFELPSNTSFKD; encoded by the coding sequence ATGGATACGGAGTACACACACTTTTTTTATGATTATTTAGTGGCTTTAGGAACCTCTGAAACGCTTGCCAAATACTTAAACATGTTGGCACTGTTAATCATTTTAATAGTTGTGGTGTCTATTATTGATTATGTTATCAGGAAATTGCTCAGAGGCACATTTTCACAATTTGCAGCGAAATCCAAAACCAAATTCGATGATATTTTGGTGGCCAACAAAGCGCCTCGAAATATCGCGCACATTATCCCTTTATTAATTGTTATAGAATATGTGCCCGTTGTATTTGTTGATTTTCCAGATTTTGAAAGCTTCATCAAAAAAAGTTTGGAAGTATTCGCTATCGTTTTAATACTTTGGATTGTAAGAAGCATATTAAACACCTTAAAGGACTACCTAAAAACCTTACCGCGATTAAAGGATAAACCCATTGATAGCTATATACAGGTGTTCATGATTTTTGCTTGGATAGCGGGCTTTATGTCGGCCATTGCTGTAATTACAGGCATTCCATTCCTAAAATTCCTTACCGGATTGGGCGCCATTTCAGCGGTTATCTTATTGATTTTTAAAGATACTATTCTCGGCTTTGTTGCCAGTATTCAAGTGTCCATAAACGATATGGTGCGTATTGGCGATTGGATTACTTTTGAAAAATACGGTGCCGATGGCGATGTTATCGAAATAACCTTGGCGACGGTTAAAGTGCAGAATTTCGATAAAACCATTACTACAATTCCAACCTATGCCTTGATTTCCGATTCGTTTAAAAACTGGAGAGGTATGTCGGATTCCGGTGGCAGACGAATTAAAAGAGCCCTATTTATAAAGCAAAATACAATCAAATATTTAACTGATGACGAGGTTGAAAAGCTTAAGAAAGTACAGTTGATTACCGAGTATTTAAATAGCAGACAAGCTGATATTAAAAGCAGCAATACAAGAAACGATATCAACAAAGCACTTCTGATAAATGGCAGAAACTTGACTAATTTTGGGGTTTTCAGAAAATATATCGATTCCTATTTAAAAGCCCATTCGGCCATTAATAAAGATATGATGATTATGGTGCGCCAATTAGCGCCAACAACGCAAGGTATTCCGTTAGAGATATACACCTTTAGCAGCGACAAACGATGGGCCAATTACGAGTATATTATGGCCGATGTTTTCGATCATCTTATCGCGGCACTTCCTTATTTCGATTTGGAAATTTTTGAATTACCTAGCAACACTTCGTTTAAAGACTAG
- a CDS encoding alkaline phosphatase PhoX, with protein MLSLFFFATYTFQSQNIADFTSVTPASQTDQFVIPSSHKFQKIIETGDPLTAGGTFKVKPDFTAYVPIAGSSTNGYLSINSEGSILTDGGGGVQILDINFNATTKLWETPASEDLNFAAVGGTAANCSGAVTAWGTVISCEEVAYNEGGTGLTDFNFDGYNDIGWNIEINPATKTVIGKHWAMGNFKHENVAIHSNNRTVYQGADDTVGHGFLYKFVATNPQDLSAGNLYVFSGSKSGAGSWILINDSTNPAHQLPAHQNITNELSLAAGATEFEGIEDVEIGLDGMIYFAVKGAPDQRVYRFSDSDPLEASASTVTMETYVGAMSYDINDGISTTSVAWGGGNDNLAFDGDGNLWVLQDDNSGNKQFYIWVVENGHTQASPQVELFGITPHDAEPTGITFTPDYKYLFMSFMAPNPTNVANQTDAAGNIVKFDKGTSLVIALSENLGSSLSTDDKQFDKAYTFFPNPLKASKDLIIKGNQINNIKLYSILGKKILDVDYNSLNEVKLNLKDVKSGLYLFKVNDKAASKLIIK; from the coding sequence ATGCTGTCCCTTTTCTTTTTCGCAACCTATACATTTCAATCGCAAAATATTGCTGATTTCACATCAGTAACACCGGCATCACAAACGGATCAATTTGTAATTCCGTCATCTCACAAGTTTCAAAAGATTATAGAAACGGGAGACCCCTTAACAGCAGGTGGTACCTTTAAAGTAAAACCAGATTTTACTGCTTATGTTCCCATTGCTGGAAGTAGCACAAATGGTTATTTGAGTATCAATTCAGAAGGAAGTATATTGACTGATGGAGGAGGAGGCGTACAAATATTAGATATCAATTTTAATGCAACTACTAAATTGTGGGAGACACCCGCTTCTGAAGATTTAAACTTCGCAGCAGTTGGTGGTACAGCAGCAAATTGCTCCGGGGCAGTAACCGCTTGGGGAACAGTTATTTCTTGTGAGGAGGTTGCATATAATGAAGGAGGCACAGGGTTAACAGATTTTAATTTTGATGGTTATAATGATATAGGTTGGAATATTGAAATTAATCCAGCAACAAAAACAGTAATTGGCAAACATTGGGCTATGGGTAATTTTAAGCATGAAAATGTTGCTATTCATTCTAATAACCGAACAGTTTACCAAGGAGCTGATGATACCGTTGGGCATGGCTTCTTATACAAATTTGTAGCAACCAATCCTCAAGATTTAAGTGCTGGAAATCTATATGTGTTTTCGGGCTCTAAAAGCGGTGCAGGTTCATGGATATTAATTAATGACAGTACAAATCCTGCTCATCAACTACCAGCGCATCAAAACATTACTAATGAATTGAGTTTAGCAGCCGGAGCTACTGAATTTGAAGGAATAGAAGATGTTGAAATTGGTCTAGACGGCATGATTTACTTTGCTGTTAAAGGTGCTCCAGATCAAAGAGTATATAGGTTTTCAGATTCTGACCCACTTGAAGCATCTGCTTCGACTGTTACTATGGAAACATATGTTGGTGCTATGAGTTATGATATTAATGATGGAATTAGTACTACATCAGTAGCTTGGGGAGGAGGCAATGATAATTTAGCTTTTGATGGAGACGGAAATCTTTGGGTGCTTCAAGATGATAATTCTGGAAATAAACAGTTTTATATTTGGGTTGTTGAAAACGGACATACACAAGCGAGTCCACAAGTTGAGCTGTTTGGCATTACACCACATGACGCTGAACCCACAGGTATTACATTTACGCCAGATTATAAATACTTATTTATGTCGTTTATGGCTCCAAATCCAACCAATGTGGCTAATCAAACTGATGCAGCTGGAAACATAGTTAAATTTGATAAAGGTACTAGTTTGGTGATTGCATTATCGGAAAATTTAGGATCATCTCTTTCTACTGATGATAAGCAATTTGATAAGGCCTATACATTTTTTCCAAACCCATTAAAGGCATCAAAAGATTTAATAATAAAAGGCAATCAAATTAATAACATCAAACTATATTCTATTTTAGGAAAAAAAATATTAGATGTTGATTATAATAGTTTGAATGAAGTAAAACTGAATCTTAAAGATGTTAAATCTGGTCTTTATCTTTTTAAAGTGAATGATAAAGCTGCTTCAAAATTGATTATTAAATGA
- the leuB gene encoding 3-isopropylmalate dehydrogenase: protein MKFNIALLAGDGIGPEVIDQAVKVSDAVAKKFGHEITWKPALTGAAAIDAVGEPYPDETHAVCAASDAVLFGAIGHPKYDNDPSAPVRPEQGLLKMRKKLGLFANVRPTFTFPSLLDKSPLKKERIEGTDLVFLRELTGGIYFGEKGRRDNGETAYDNCVYTREEVQRLAKKGFELAMTRRKKLCCVDKANVLETSRLWRETVQAMEKDYPEVEVSYEFVDAVAMRLVQWPNSYDVLITENLFGDILTDEASVISGSMGLMPSASMGADIALFEPIHGSYPQATGQNIANPMATVLSAAMMFETAFNLPEEGKAIRDAVNKALAEGVVTEDLAEGGKAYGTKEVGDWLAANI, encoded by the coding sequence ATGAAATTTAATATTGCCCTTTTAGCCGGAGACGGCATTGGACCAGAGGTTATAGATCAAGCCGTAAAAGTTAGCGACGCGGTTGCCAAGAAATTTGGACACGAAATTACATGGAAACCTGCCTTAACGGGCGCCGCTGCCATTGATGCTGTTGGTGAACCTTACCCGGACGAAACGCATGCTGTTTGTGCAGCTTCGGATGCGGTTTTGTTTGGTGCCATTGGTCACCCGAAATACGATAACGACCCGAGTGCGCCTGTACGCCCGGAACAGGGTTTATTGAAAATGCGTAAAAAATTGGGCTTGTTTGCCAATGTGCGACCAACGTTTACATTTCCGTCGTTATTGGATAAATCGCCCTTGAAAAAAGAGCGTATTGAAGGAACCGATTTGGTGTTTTTGCGAGAGCTTACCGGAGGTATTTACTTTGGAGAAAAGGGGCGAAGAGACAACGGTGAAACGGCTTATGACAACTGTGTTTACACGCGCGAAGAGGTACAACGTTTAGCGAAAAAAGGCTTTGAATTGGCCATGACACGCCGTAAAAAATTATGCTGTGTGGATAAGGCCAACGTTTTGGAAACCTCGCGTTTATGGCGTGAAACGGTGCAAGCAATGGAAAAAGATTATCCGGAAGTGGAAGTGAGCTACGAGTTTGTTGATGCCGTAGCGATGCGTTTGGTACAATGGCCAAATAGCTACGATGTGCTGATAACCGAAAACTTGTTTGGTGATATTTTAACGGATGAAGCATCGGTAATTTCAGGTTCGATGGGGTTGATGCCATCGGCTTCTATGGGTGCTGATATTGCTTTGTTCGAGCCCATTCACGGATCGTACCCTCAAGCCACGGGACAAAATATTGCCAACCCTATGGCAACGGTTTTATCGGCTGCTATGATGTTTGAGACTGCTTTTAATTTACCCGAAGAAGGTAAAGCCATTAGAGATGCTGTAAATAAAGCATTAGCTGAAGGTGTAGTTACCGAAGATTTGGCTGAAGGTGGAAAAGCCTACGGCACCAAAGAAGTAGGGGATTGGTTGGCTGCAAATATCTAA
- a CDS encoding alpha-isopropylmalate synthase regulatory domain-containing protein, with protein MATRRIEIMDTTLRDGEQTSSVSFSASEKLTIAKLLLEELKVDRIEIASARVSEGELQAVKDVTQWAAENGYLHAVEVLTFVDNGVSINWMKEAGAKVQNLLTKGSLNHLTHQLKKTSNQHFKEIEKTLRLAKESDIETNIYLEDWSNGMRNSKAYVFEFLAFLSTQPVKRIMLPDTLGILTPQESYAFVKEIKDKYPNLHFDFHAHNDYDLGVANVMEALKAGANGLHLTVNGMGERAGNAPMASTIAVINDFMPGVEIGVNEKVLYTVSKLVENFSGVMIPANKPVIGANVFTQTAGIHADGDNKKNLYFSDLLPERFGRKRQYALGKASGKANIQKNLQELGLQLDDEDLKKVTQRIIELGDKKQVVTKEDLPYIISDVLDRTYEEKVKVNSYVLTHSKGLKPSTTVSISIENETFEEHSQGDGQFDAFINAIRNVFKRKKLVLPDLIDYAVRIPPGSRSDALCETIITWKNTEKEFKTRGLDSDQTVSAIKATEKMLNIIVS; from the coding sequence ATGGCAACACGACGTATAGAAATAATGGACACGACATTACGCGATGGCGAACAAACATCGAGTGTGTCGTTTTCTGCTTCTGAAAAGTTAACCATTGCAAAACTTTTACTGGAAGAATTAAAGGTAGATCGTATTGAAATTGCTTCAGCACGAGTGTCTGAAGGCGAACTGCAAGCCGTAAAAGATGTTACACAATGGGCCGCTGAAAACGGATATTTACATGCCGTTGAAGTATTGACTTTTGTTGATAACGGTGTGTCCATCAATTGGATGAAGGAGGCAGGTGCCAAGGTTCAAAATTTGTTAACCAAAGGTTCATTAAACCATTTAACCCATCAGCTTAAAAAGACTTCAAATCAGCACTTTAAAGAAATAGAAAAAACATTACGATTAGCTAAAGAGAGTGACATTGAAACCAATATATATTTAGAAGATTGGAGCAATGGCATGCGAAACTCTAAAGCTTATGTGTTTGAGTTTTTAGCGTTTTTATCAACGCAACCTGTAAAGCGTATCATGTTACCGGACACTTTGGGTATTTTAACACCTCAAGAATCTTACGCATTTGTAAAGGAAATAAAAGATAAATATCCCAATTTACATTTCGATTTTCACGCGCACAACGATTACGATTTGGGCGTTGCCAATGTAATGGAAGCTTTAAAGGCTGGAGCCAACGGTTTACATTTAACGGTAAACGGCATGGGCGAACGCGCCGGAAACGCACCCATGGCAAGCACTATTGCGGTTATAAACGATTTTATGCCAGGTGTTGAAATTGGTGTAAACGAAAAGGTTTTATATACCGTTAGTAAGCTGGTGGAGAATTTTTCGGGGGTTATGATACCTGCCAACAAACCGGTTATTGGCGCCAATGTATTTACGCAAACGGCTGGAATTCATGCCGATGGCGACAACAAAAAGAACCTTTATTTTAGCGATTTGTTGCCCGAACGTTTTGGTAGAAAGCGGCAATATGCTTTAGGAAAAGCATCGGGAAAAGCGAACATTCAAAAGAATTTACAGGAGTTGGGACTTCAGCTGGACGATGAGGATTTAAAAAAGGTTACCCAACGTATTATTGAGTTGGGCGATAAAAAACAGGTGGTCACCAAAGAGGATTTGCCTTATATTATTTCGGATGTTTTAGACAGGACTTATGAGGAAAAGGTAAAAGTGAACTCGTATGTATTAACACATTCCAAAGGATTAAAGCCTTCAACAACAGTGTCGATTAGTATTGAAAACGAGACTTTTGAAGAGCACTCTCAGGGCGACGGACAGTTTGATGCTTTTATAAACGCGATAAGAAATGTGTTTAAACGAAAAAAACTCGTGTTGCCCGATTTGATTGATTATGCGGTTAGGATTCCACCGGGGAGCCGATCGGATGCGTTGTGTGAAACCATTATTACTTGGAAGAATACAGAAAAGGAATTTAAAACCCGTGGTTTGGATTCCGATCAAACCGTTTCGGCGATTAAGGCCACCGAGAAAATGTTGAATATTATAGTAAGTTGA
- the leuD gene encoding 3-isopropylmalate dehydratase small subunit, producing the protein MAYDKFTTLTSTAVPLPLENVDTDQIIPARFLKATKREGFGDNLFRDWRYNNDDTPKESFVLNNPIYSGKILVGGKNFGSGSSREHAAWAVYDYGFRCVVSSFFADIFRNNCLNVGVLPVQVSPEFSEQIFEEIYKDPNTEIEVNLPKQTITIKSTGAQESFEINSYKKENMLNGFDDIDYLQNMKGEIESFANDLML; encoded by the coding sequence ATGGCTTACGATAAATTTACAACACTAACCAGTACCGCAGTTCCATTACCTTTGGAAAATGTTGATACCGACCAGATTATACCAGCACGTTTTTTAAAAGCTACAAAACGAGAAGGTTTTGGCGATAATCTGTTCCGTGATTGGAGATATAATAATGACGATACACCAAAAGAAAGTTTCGTTTTAAACAACCCCATTTATAGCGGAAAAATTTTAGTTGGAGGCAAAAACTTCGGTTCGGGTTCATCAAGAGAACACGCGGCTTGGGCGGTTTACGATTATGGATTCCGTTGTGTGGTTTCGAGTTTCTTTGCCGATATTTTTAGAAACAATTGTTTAAATGTTGGCGTTTTACCGGTTCAGGTTAGCCCAGAATTTTCAGAACAAATTTTTGAGGAAATCTACAAAGACCCCAACACAGAAATAGAGGTAAACTTGCCCAAACAAACAATCACCATCAAATCGACCGGAGCTCAAGAATCTTTTGAAATTAATAGCTATAAGAAAGAAAACATGCTCAATGGTTTTGATGATATTGATTATCTTCAGAATATGAAAGGTGAAATAGAATCTTTTGCTAATGATTTGATGTTGTAA